A stretch of Phoenix dactylifera cultivar Barhee BC4 chromosome 16, palm_55x_up_171113_PBpolish2nd_filt_p, whole genome shotgun sequence DNA encodes these proteins:
- the LOC103712133 gene encoding uncharacterized protein LOC103712133 isoform X2 yields the protein MGDIWLFKQGWKWFQCQKQAFVGTQVAASCTRDKLVFLIDRHWPMVYSWSINVGKFFLMLLVLWKDCVVRGFWSLISLGSAALFVIMWSCFLSLTSTSCVVYALLSLGAAGAAIRCLGHTPGLFIIGLFGILFMWIYGNFWITGILFIAGGYMFSLNHARFLILIATAYAVYCVNARVGWVGVFLSLNLSFLSNDLLNKLLQGYDDTNEGSHFEEQKSSESFVEDFSADAEYTPPTNESENVASVKSSCTTSTVPTVLNTQKEASSSKVIKADSMSLDEMKRIMNSANHYEVLGFPRNKSIDPKILKKEYHKKVLLVHPDKNMGNSLACETFKKLQCAYEVLSDLTKKKSYDEELRKEESGRVGQKSRGASQQDGVEYRSEESRRIECTKCGNFHIWICTKRSKARARWCQDCSQYHQAKDGDGWVEIGCSSVSSTPQKRSELHLLAYHSSLGSKWTLKFTSLLSVKWPFLSKILYGKKQRKIESMTWKYHGLSYVLRAKYSMCLSGPFVREWHAGLILIDQAFM from the exons ATGGGGGATATATGGCTGTTTAAGCAAGGATGGAAGTGGTTTCAGTGTCAGAAGCAGGCTTTTGTGGGCACCCAGGTTGCAGCCAGCTGCACCAGGGACAAGCTCGTGTTTCTGATCGACCGTCACTGGCCGATGGTATACAGCTGGTCCATAAACGTGGGGAAGTTTTTTTTGATGCTGCTGGTCCTGTGGAAAGATTGTGTTGTCAGAGGCTTTTGGTCGTTGATCAGTTTGGGTTCAGCAGCGCTATTTGTCATAATGTGGAGTTGTTTTCTTAGCTTGACTTCGACATCTTGCGTTGTTTATGCCCTTCTAAGTCTG GGGGCTGCTGGGGCAGCCATTCGCTGTTTAGGCCATACCCCTGGACTTTTTATCATTGGACTGTTTGGAATTTTGTTTATGTGGATATATGGCAACTTTTGGATTACAGGAATTCTATTTATAGCTGGAG GCTATATGTTTTCCCTGAATCATGCACGGTTTCTGATACTCATAGCAACTGCATATGCTGTTTATTGTGTCAATGCTCGTGTTGGCTGGGTTGGAGTTTTTCTgtcactaaatctctctttccTTTCAAACGATCTCCTGAATAAGTTGCTTCAAGGATATGATGATACCAATGAAGGCTCACACTTTGAAGAGCAGAAGAGTTCAGAATCTTTTGTGGAAGACTTCTCTGCTGATGCTGAATATACTCCTCCAACTAATGAATCTGAAAATGTAGCATCTGTTAAATCATCATGTACAACATCCACTGTGCCAACAGTTTTAAATACTCAGAAAGAAGCTTCTTCTAGCAAGGTCATCAAAGCTGATTCAATGTCATTGGATgagatgaaaagaataatgaatagCGCAAACCATTATGAAGTTCTAGGCTTTCCTCGGAACAAGAGTATCGATCCTAAAATATTGAAGAAGGAATACCACAAGAAG GTCTTGCTTGTCCATCCTGATAAAAATATGGGAAACTCATTAGCTTGTGAAACATTCAAAAAGCTTCAATGCGCGTATGAG GTTCTTTCAGacttgacaaagaagaaaagttaTGATGAAGAATTGAGGAAGGAAGAATCTGGGAGAGTGGGTCAGAAATCTCGTGGTGCCTCTCAACAG GATGGGGTGGAGTATCGCTCTGAAGAATCCAGGCGTATAGAGTGCACAAAGTGTGGCAATTTTCATATATGGATATGCACCAAAAGAAGTAAAGCCAGGGCAAGATGGTGCCAG GATTGCTCCCAGTATCATCAAGCTAAAGATGGAGATGGATGGGTAGAGATTGGGTGCTCCTCAGTCTCTTCAACACCTCAGAAG AGATCAGAATTACATCTATTGGCTTATCACTCTTCTCTGGGGTCGAAATGGACACTTAAATTCACTTCTTTGCTGTCAGTGAAATGGCCATTTCTTAGCAAGATACTATATGGGAAGAAACAGAGGAAAATTGAGTCCATGAC GTGGAAATACCACGGGCTTTCGTATGTGCTGAGAGCAAAATATTCGATGTGTCTGAGTGGGCCATTTGTCAG GGAATGGCATGCAGGCCTAATACTCATCGACCAAGCTTTCATGTAA
- the LOC103712133 gene encoding uncharacterized protein LOC103712133 isoform X1, which yields MGDIWLFKQGWKWFQCQKQAFVGTQVAASCTRDKLVFLIDRHWPMVYSWSINVGKFFLMLLVLWKDCVVRGFWSLISLGSAALFVIMWSCFLSLTSTSCVVYALLSLGAAGAAIRCLGHTPGLFIIGLFGILFMWIYGNFWITGILFIAGGYMFSLNHARFLILIATAYAVYCVNARVGWVGVFLSLNLSFLSNDLLNKLLQGYDDTNEGSHFEEQKSSESFVEDFSADAEYTPPTNESENVASVKSSCTTSTVPTVLNTQKEASSSKVIKADSMSLDEMKRIMNSANHYEVLGFPRNKSIDPKILKKEYHKKVLLVHPDKNMGNSLACETFKKLQCAYEVLSDLTKKKSYDEELRKEESGRVGQKSRGASQQDGVEYRSEESRRIECTKCGNFHIWICTKRSKARARWCQDCSQYHQAKDGDGWVEIGCSSVSSTPQKVEIPRAFVCAESKIFDVSEWAICQGMACRPNTHRPSFHVNMVGLDKSGQRSNSSRYPWGLDAEMIAEDDEFELWLQQALASGVFSETPKRRKSWSPFKIHQKGLKQWRRSP from the exons ATGGGGGATATATGGCTGTTTAAGCAAGGATGGAAGTGGTTTCAGTGTCAGAAGCAGGCTTTTGTGGGCACCCAGGTTGCAGCCAGCTGCACCAGGGACAAGCTCGTGTTTCTGATCGACCGTCACTGGCCGATGGTATACAGCTGGTCCATAAACGTGGGGAAGTTTTTTTTGATGCTGCTGGTCCTGTGGAAAGATTGTGTTGTCAGAGGCTTTTGGTCGTTGATCAGTTTGGGTTCAGCAGCGCTATTTGTCATAATGTGGAGTTGTTTTCTTAGCTTGACTTCGACATCTTGCGTTGTTTATGCCCTTCTAAGTCTG GGGGCTGCTGGGGCAGCCATTCGCTGTTTAGGCCATACCCCTGGACTTTTTATCATTGGACTGTTTGGAATTTTGTTTATGTGGATATATGGCAACTTTTGGATTACAGGAATTCTATTTATAGCTGGAG GCTATATGTTTTCCCTGAATCATGCACGGTTTCTGATACTCATAGCAACTGCATATGCTGTTTATTGTGTCAATGCTCGTGTTGGCTGGGTTGGAGTTTTTCTgtcactaaatctctctttccTTTCAAACGATCTCCTGAATAAGTTGCTTCAAGGATATGATGATACCAATGAAGGCTCACACTTTGAAGAGCAGAAGAGTTCAGAATCTTTTGTGGAAGACTTCTCTGCTGATGCTGAATATACTCCTCCAACTAATGAATCTGAAAATGTAGCATCTGTTAAATCATCATGTACAACATCCACTGTGCCAACAGTTTTAAATACTCAGAAAGAAGCTTCTTCTAGCAAGGTCATCAAAGCTGATTCAATGTCATTGGATgagatgaaaagaataatgaatagCGCAAACCATTATGAAGTTCTAGGCTTTCCTCGGAACAAGAGTATCGATCCTAAAATATTGAAGAAGGAATACCACAAGAAG GTCTTGCTTGTCCATCCTGATAAAAATATGGGAAACTCATTAGCTTGTGAAACATTCAAAAAGCTTCAATGCGCGTATGAG GTTCTTTCAGacttgacaaagaagaaaagttaTGATGAAGAATTGAGGAAGGAAGAATCTGGGAGAGTGGGTCAGAAATCTCGTGGTGCCTCTCAACAG GATGGGGTGGAGTATCGCTCTGAAGAATCCAGGCGTATAGAGTGCACAAAGTGTGGCAATTTTCATATATGGATATGCACCAAAAGAAGTAAAGCCAGGGCAAGATGGTGCCAG GATTGCTCCCAGTATCATCAAGCTAAAGATGGAGATGGATGGGTAGAGATTGGGTGCTCCTCAGTCTCTTCAACACCTCAGAAG GTGGAAATACCACGGGCTTTCGTATGTGCTGAGAGCAAAATATTCGATGTGTCTGAGTGGGCCATTTGTCAG GGAATGGCATGCAGGCCTAATACTCATCGACCAAGCTTTCATGTAAATATGGTTGGTTTGGATAAGTCAGGGCAGAGATCAAACTCCTCCAGATATCCATGGGGTTTGGATGCTGAGATGATTGCCGAGGATGATGAATTTGAGCTATGGCTTCAGCAGGCCTTGGCATCTGGTGTCTTTTCTGAGACTCCCAAACGTAGAAAAAGCTGGAGCCCATTCAAGATCCATCAGAAAGGTTTGAAACAATGGCGGAGATCTCCATGA
- the LOC103712133 gene encoding uncharacterized protein LOC103712133 isoform X3 has translation MGDIWLFKQGWKWFQCQKQAFVGTQVAASCTRDKLVFLIDRHWPMVYSWSINVGKFFLMLLVLWKDCVVRGFWSLISLGSAALFVIMWSCFLSLTSTSCVVYALLSLGAAGAAIRCLGHTPGLFIIGLFGILFMWIYGNFWITGILFIAGGYMFSLNHARFLILIATAYAVYCVNARVGWVGVFLSLNLSFLSNDLLNKLLQGYDDTNEGSHFEEQKSSESFVEDFSADAEYTPPTNESENVASVKSSCTTSTVPTVLNTQKEASSSKVIKADSMSLDEMKRIMNSANHYEVLGFPRNKSIDPKILKKEYHKKVLLVHPDKNMGNSLACETFKKLQCAYEVLSDLTKKKSYDEELRKEESGRVGQKSRGASQQDGVEYRSEESRRIECTKCGNFHIWICTKRSKARARWCQDCSQYHQAKDGDGWVEIGCSSVSSTPQKCCRGDMPLY, from the exons ATGGGGGATATATGGCTGTTTAAGCAAGGATGGAAGTGGTTTCAGTGTCAGAAGCAGGCTTTTGTGGGCACCCAGGTTGCAGCCAGCTGCACCAGGGACAAGCTCGTGTTTCTGATCGACCGTCACTGGCCGATGGTATACAGCTGGTCCATAAACGTGGGGAAGTTTTTTTTGATGCTGCTGGTCCTGTGGAAAGATTGTGTTGTCAGAGGCTTTTGGTCGTTGATCAGTTTGGGTTCAGCAGCGCTATTTGTCATAATGTGGAGTTGTTTTCTTAGCTTGACTTCGACATCTTGCGTTGTTTATGCCCTTCTAAGTCTG GGGGCTGCTGGGGCAGCCATTCGCTGTTTAGGCCATACCCCTGGACTTTTTATCATTGGACTGTTTGGAATTTTGTTTATGTGGATATATGGCAACTTTTGGATTACAGGAATTCTATTTATAGCTGGAG GCTATATGTTTTCCCTGAATCATGCACGGTTTCTGATACTCATAGCAACTGCATATGCTGTTTATTGTGTCAATGCTCGTGTTGGCTGGGTTGGAGTTTTTCTgtcactaaatctctctttccTTTCAAACGATCTCCTGAATAAGTTGCTTCAAGGATATGATGATACCAATGAAGGCTCACACTTTGAAGAGCAGAAGAGTTCAGAATCTTTTGTGGAAGACTTCTCTGCTGATGCTGAATATACTCCTCCAACTAATGAATCTGAAAATGTAGCATCTGTTAAATCATCATGTACAACATCCACTGTGCCAACAGTTTTAAATACTCAGAAAGAAGCTTCTTCTAGCAAGGTCATCAAAGCTGATTCAATGTCATTGGATgagatgaaaagaataatgaatagCGCAAACCATTATGAAGTTCTAGGCTTTCCTCGGAACAAGAGTATCGATCCTAAAATATTGAAGAAGGAATACCACAAGAAG GTCTTGCTTGTCCATCCTGATAAAAATATGGGAAACTCATTAGCTTGTGAAACATTCAAAAAGCTTCAATGCGCGTATGAG GTTCTTTCAGacttgacaaagaagaaaagttaTGATGAAGAATTGAGGAAGGAAGAATCTGGGAGAGTGGGTCAGAAATCTCGTGGTGCCTCTCAACAG GATGGGGTGGAGTATCGCTCTGAAGAATCCAGGCGTATAGAGTGCACAAAGTGTGGCAATTTTCATATATGGATATGCACCAAAAGAAGTAAAGCCAGGGCAAGATGGTGCCAG GATTGCTCCCAGTATCATCAAGCTAAAGATGGAGATGGATGGGTAGAGATTGGGTGCTCCTCAGTCTCTTCAACACCTCAGAAG TGTTGTCGTGGTGACATGCCACTGTACTAA